A single genomic interval of Clostridium facile harbors:
- a CDS encoding AEC family transporter, protein MDSALTILSQVVMMFVLIAVGFVCYRIGMFTNRANKQISNFVLTIVTAALILDTYQTDSNPKLIANLGICFVLSVLVLFLGVIVSLVLKWKGKNHDTIATERFGTIYPNSAYMGIPLLLATVGETGVFYASAFFIAFNLMTWTQGVSLLTGKMDKKLILTAITSPAIISIVIGLPMFLFQIKFPAPVASAVSSLAGLMTPLSMVVSGVFIAQTNLIKAFTSIRVYIVSFLKLILIPAIVLMILTILPLDYEVKLTMLILSAAPCATGTMLFASRFGGDIETASSVFTVSTILCIITIPALIMVSQLLW, encoded by the coding sequence ATGGATTCTGCCCTTACAATATTAAGCCAAGTAGTTATGATGTTTGTATTAATCGCAGTTGGATTTGTATGTTATCGCATTGGAATGTTTACTAATCGTGCGAACAAACAAATTTCTAATTTTGTCCTTACCATTGTTACTGCCGCCCTAATTTTAGATACTTATCAAACGGATTCCAATCCAAAATTAATTGCTAATCTTGGAATCTGTTTTGTACTTTCCGTGCTTGTCCTGTTTCTTGGAGTCATCGTTTCTCTGGTTCTAAAATGGAAAGGAAAAAACCATGATACTATTGCTACAGAACGTTTTGGCACTATTTATCCAAATTCCGCCTATATGGGAATACCATTGCTATTGGCAACGGTAGGCGAAACAGGGGTTTTTTATGCCAGCGCGTTTTTTATCGCGTTTAACTTGATGACCTGGACCCAAGGGGTAAGCCTTTTAACTGGGAAAATGGATAAAAAACTGATCCTAACCGCAATTACTTCTCCTGCTATTATCAGCATTGTAATCGGGCTTCCTATGTTTTTATTTCAAATTAAATTTCCTGCCCCAGTGGCTTCTGCTGTCAGCTCCCTGGCCGGATTGATGACACCACTCTCCATGGTGGTATCCGGTGTATTTATTGCCCAGACCAATTTGATTAAAGCGTTTACCTCAATACGTGTTTATATTGTTTCCTTTTTAAAATTGATTTTAATCCCCGCAATTGTATTGATGATCCTGACGATACTTCCTTTGGATTATGAAGTAAAACTTACCATGCTCATTCTGTCCGCTGCTCCATGCGCTACGGGAACAATGCTTTTTGCGTCCCGGTTTGGCGGCGATATTGAGACGGCCAGCTCAGTATTTACCGTATCCACAATTTTATGTATCATAACAATCCCTGCGTTAATTATGGTATCCCAACTGTTGTGGTAA
- a CDS encoding adaptor protein MecA, whose product MKIELLDQQTIKVILTSDDMQEFDITYEEMDYNDPVTRRAIVAMLYRIKEQTCVDLTKGKLFIEAFPVEPDGCILYINMCKQVSNKTSQCNIPLVFSFSSIEEVFRVCETLFQYYSHLIFKSSLYRMGNIYFLSVYSFCKLEEKLTAIISEYGILQGKGSLYTASLQEYSQCIIPTTAIETLAYPKN is encoded by the coding sequence TTGAAGATAGAACTACTGGATCAGCAAACAATTAAAGTGATTTTAACTTCAGATGATATGCAGGAATTTGATATCACTTATGAAGAAATGGATTATAATGATCCAGTAACACGCAGAGCAATCGTTGCCATGTTATATAGGATAAAAGAACAAACTTGTGTAGATCTAACCAAAGGAAAACTTTTCATCGAAGCTTTTCCTGTTGAGCCAGACGGTTGTATTTTATATATCAACATGTGCAAACAGGTCTCCAATAAAACAAGCCAATGTAATATTCCATTGGTATTTTCGTTTTCTTCTATCGAAGAAGTATTTCGTGTATGCGAAACACTGTTCCAGTATTACAGCCACCTTATTTTTAAAAGTTCTCTTTATCGAATGGGCAATATTTATTTCCTATCTGTCTATTCTTTTTGCAAGCTGGAAGAAAAACTTACCGCTATTATTAGCGAGTATGGGATTTTACAGGGAAAAGGCAGCTTGTATACCGCTTCCCTACAAGAATACAGCCAATGCATTATTCCAACTACCGCGATCGAAACCCTTGCCTATCCAAAAAACTAG
- a CDS encoding putative glycoside hydrolase, with protein MSKPVKVKRYDKIYRGKGPSGGGFWKIFRWIIAFLLIVAIAFFIFSQFLGNQKNSTQTNSSSMDISSVDASSEISSEETSSSEPESESQATTRVSVELPENLLRDSAGLQSFLTQSKTQGYDSVIIPFKTEKGQVLYQTQVVAATQWGAVTQNPVNAQEIYTTVKNAGLTPIAQLSAFQDSTAANGSRDNAITYQGQPKTTWLQGNEKIRWLNPYKDSARAYIKDLAAELHTMGYEYVMLTNVQFPTAKDTRYDLFDNGVSKQDILKQFIREVNATGVKVILSYSWDAATGAGEMAYGGDPSTYGAAINAPVIDLSAYPSGLEQNGSVITDQTQIVQTVVTTIQANSGNSEVLPVLQADQNRDQLLSALSSINVKSHLDLQP; from the coding sequence ATGTCAAAGCCAGTTAAAGTAAAACGATATGATAAAATTTACCGTGGAAAAGGGCCTTCTGGTGGTGGGTTTTGGAAAATTTTCCGTTGGATAATTGCTTTTTTACTGATTGTAGCGATTGCATTTTTTATCTTTAGCCAATTTTTGGGCAATCAAAAAAATAGTACGCAAACAAATAGTTCCAGTATGGATATATCTTCTGTGGATGCTTCTTCCGAAATATCTTCTGAGGAGACAAGTTCTTCTGAACCTGAGTCAGAATCACAAGCTACAACTCGGGTATCCGTGGAGTTACCAGAAAATCTGTTAAGAGATTCAGCTGGTTTACAAAGCTTTTTAACACAATCCAAAACGCAAGGATATGATAGTGTTATTATTCCATTTAAGACAGAAAAAGGACAGGTACTGTATCAAACCCAGGTAGTTGCTGCAACCCAATGGGGCGCAGTAACCCAAAACCCAGTGAATGCACAGGAGATTTATACTACTGTAAAAAATGCTGGACTTACTCCAATTGCGCAGCTATCTGCATTCCAAGATTCTACTGCTGCAAATGGAAGCCGTGATAATGCGATTACTTACCAGGGACAGCCAAAAACAACCTGGTTACAAGGAAATGAAAAAATCCGTTGGCTGAATCCTTATAAAGATAGTGCAAGAGCATATATTAAGGATTTGGCTGCGGAATTGCATACAATGGGATATGAATATGTTATGCTGACGAATGTACAATTCCCAACCGCAAAAGATACAAGATATGATTTATTTGATAATGGTGTATCCAAACAGGATATTTTAAAGCAGTTTATTCGTGAGGTAAACGCAACTGGTGTAAAAGTAATTCTCTCTTATAGCTGGGATGCAGCAACAGGTGCTGGGGAAATGGCTTATGGTGGCGATCCATCTACTTATGGTGCTGCAATCAATGCCCCTGTAATTGATTTGTCTGCTTATCCATCCGGATTAGAACAAAATGGCTCTGTGATTACTGACCAAACACAAATTGTACAAACTGTTGTTACGACAATTCAGGCAAATTCCGGAAATTCAGAAGTGTTGCCGGTTCTTCAAGCAGACCAGAATAGGGATCAGCTTTTATCCGCATTAAGTAGTATTAATGTAAAAAGCCATCTTGACTTACAGCCATAA
- a CDS encoding phospho-sugar mutase — translation MKEMDLYNQWKSMNLEDQDLVHELAEIEGDQEAIKDRFYCELKFGTAGLRGVIGAGTNRMNIYVVRKTTQAMAEYLKHDYENPAVAISYDSRIKSDVFAKEAASVLAANGVKAYIYRQLMPVPCLSFAVRELNCQAGIMITASHNPAKYNGYKAYGPDGCQMTSESADKVLEYSAKIDAFHDVKLMDFDQAVAESKIEYISEAVEQKYLDAVKARSIHPEALEKANMSVVYTPLNGAGNMPVRKLLAQMGVQNVHVVAEQENPDGNFPTCPFPNPEIREALELGIRDCQTVKPDILLATDPDCDRMGIAVPDKEGNYVLLTGNEVGALLLEYICKERTALGIMPKNPIAVKTIVSTNLVCPICKEYGVELKNVLTGFKYIGEQIGLLEAKGEDDRFIFGFEESYGYLAGSYVRDKDAVIASMMICEMAAFYRQQGISVLGALNHLYEKYGVYRHATISFVCEGASGMERMAQIMSDIRKNRPTSIGGRKVICYADYNASKSTDIATGEVTEIHLPKSDVLEYILEGGATVILRPSGTEPKIKAYYTATAPTVEEAEQIQKELQDDFTKILGF, via the coding sequence ATGAAAGAAATGGATCTTTACAACCAATGGAAATCTATGAATTTAGAAGATCAGGATTTGGTTCACGAGTTAGCAGAAATTGAAGGCGATCAGGAAGCAATTAAAGATCGGTTTTACTGTGAGCTAAAATTTGGTACTGCTGGGCTTCGTGGTGTTATAGGCGCAGGCACCAACCGGATGAACATCTATGTTGTCCGTAAAACTACCCAGGCAATGGCGGAATATTTAAAACATGATTATGAGAATCCAGCGGTTGCAATTAGTTATGATAGCCGGATTAAATCCGATGTTTTTGCAAAAGAAGCTGCTAGTGTTTTAGCAGCGAATGGTGTAAAAGCTTATATATATCGTCAACTGATGCCAGTTCCATGCTTATCTTTTGCGGTACGTGAGTTAAACTGTCAGGCTGGTATTATGATTACAGCCAGTCACAATCCTGCAAAATACAATGGCTATAAAGCGTATGGTCCGGATGGCTGTCAAATGACTTCTGAATCTGCTGATAAAGTGTTAGAATACTCCGCAAAAATAGATGCGTTCCACGATGTAAAATTAATGGATTTTGACCAGGCTGTCGCAGAAAGTAAAATTGAGTATATCAGTGAAGCGGTAGAACAAAAATATCTAGATGCTGTAAAAGCCAGATCGATTCATCCAGAAGCTTTGGAAAAAGCCAATATGAGCGTTGTCTATACTCCATTGAATGGTGCAGGCAATATGCCGGTACGGAAGCTATTGGCACAAATGGGTGTTCAAAATGTTCACGTTGTTGCGGAACAGGAAAATCCAGATGGAAACTTTCCAACCTGTCCATTCCCAAACCCGGAAATCCGTGAAGCTTTGGAACTGGGAATCCGGGATTGCCAAACAGTAAAACCAGATATTCTACTGGCAACAGACCCAGACTGTGACCGTATGGGAATTGCGGTACCAGATAAAGAAGGGAATTACGTACTGTTAACTGGTAACGAAGTAGGCGCACTATTGTTGGAATACATTTGTAAAGAGAGAACTGCCCTTGGAATCATGCCAAAAAATCCAATTGCAGTAAAAACTATTGTTTCTACTAATTTGGTTTGCCCAATTTGTAAAGAATATGGGGTTGAACTAAAAAATGTGCTAACTGGATTCAAATATATTGGGGAACAGATTGGCTTGTTGGAAGCAAAAGGGGAAGATGACCGGTTTATCTTTGGTTTTGAAGAAAGCTATGGTTATCTAGCAGGTAGCTATGTGCGTGATAAGGACGCTGTTATTGCTTCTATGATGATTTGTGAAATGGCTGCGTTTTATCGTCAACAGGGTATCAGCGTTTTAGGTGCTTTGAACCATTTATATGAAAAGTATGGGGTATATCGCCACGCTACCATTAGTTTTGTTTGCGAAGGGGCTTCCGGTATGGAACGAATGGCTCAGATTATGTCGGATATTCGTAAAAATCGCCCTACTTCTATTGGTGGCAGAAAGGTAATCTGTTATGCAGATTACAACGCTTCTAAATCCACTGATATTGCAACTGGTGAAGTAACAGAAATTCATCTTCCCAAATCCGATGTTTTAGAATACATTTTGGAAGGTGGAGCAACTGTTATTTTACGTCCATCTGGTACAGAACCAAAAATTAAAGCTTACTATACTGCTACTGCTCCAACTGTGGAGGAAGCAGAACAAATCCAAAAAGAACTGCAAGATGATTTTACCAAAATTTTAGGGTTCTAA
- the rpe gene encoding ribulose-phosphate 3-epimerase, protein MLQKICPSILSADFAELAKDANRMADAGADMLHVDIMDGQFVPNISLGLPVLECLNKKCDLPMDVHLMIVRPQDYIQRFAKAGADIITFHVESDCNPLECIQQIKACGCKAGISIKPNTPVMEIKPYLALVDMVLVMTVEPGFGGQSFMQDMMGKVYELRSICPDLDIEVDGGINHETAKIVTEAGANVLVAGSYLFGAEDASAAIASLRY, encoded by the coding sequence TTGTTGCAGAAAATTTGCCCTTCTATTTTGTCGGCTGATTTCGCTGAATTGGCAAAAGATGCAAATCGTATGGCAGACGCTGGTGCGGATATGCTGCACGTGGATATTATGGATGGACAGTTTGTCCCAAATATCTCGTTAGGGCTGCCTGTATTAGAGTGTTTAAATAAAAAATGCGATTTACCAATGGACGTGCATTTGATGATTGTCCGTCCCCAAGATTACATCCAACGTTTTGCAAAAGCAGGAGCGGATATCATTACTTTTCATGTGGAAAGTGATTGCAACCCGTTGGAGTGTATTCAACAGATTAAAGCCTGTGGGTGTAAAGCGGGAATTAGTATTAAACCAAATACTCCCGTTATGGAAATTAAACCATATTTGGCTTTAGTAGATATGGTTTTGGTAATGACAGTAGAGCCTGGCTTTGGCGGGCAAAGCTTTATGCAAGATATGATGGGTAAGGTGTATGAACTGCGCAGCATTTGCCCTGATTTGGATATTGAAGTAGATGGTGGTATTAACCATGAAACAGCTAAGATTGTAACAGAAGCAGGTGCTAATGTATTGGTAGCTGGTTCTTATCTATTTGGTGCAGAGGATGCCTCTGCAGCGATTGCTTCTTTACGTTACTAG
- a CDS encoding GGGtGRT protein, which translates to MANFEGKERRMPKIEKCLAQYGWSTLEDAQAFCQEHGVDCEQLVKGIQPIAFENAVWAYTLGTAIAIKKGSKTAADAAEAIGEGLEAFCVPGSVAEQRNVGLGHGNLGAMLLRDETECFCFLAGHESFAAAEGAIGIARTANKARKKPLRVILNGLGKDAAYIISRINGFTYVETDFDFATSTVKEVRQVAFSDGERAQVKCYGANDVLEGVAIMKKEGVDVSITGNSTNPTRFQHLVAGTYKKWAIENGKKYFSVASGGGTGRTLHPDNMAAGPASYGLTDSMGRMHGDAQFAGSSSVPAHVEMMGLIGMGNNPMVGATVACAVAAYEACNK; encoded by the coding sequence ATGGCTAATTTTGAAGGTAAAGAAAGAAGAATGCCTAAAATCGAGAAATGCCTGGCTCAATACGGCTGGTCTACTCTCGAAGACGCACAAGCTTTTTGTCAAGAGCATGGCGTTGACTGTGAACAATTGGTAAAAGGCATCCAACCAATCGCATTTGAAAATGCTGTATGGGCTTACACTCTGGGTACAGCAATCGCAATTAAAAAAGGTTCCAAAACCGCTGCTGATGCTGCTGAAGCAATCGGTGAAGGTTTGGAAGCATTCTGTGTTCCTGGCTCCGTTGCAGAACAGAGAAATGTTGGTTTAGGTCACGGTAACTTAGGCGCAATGCTGCTGCGTGACGAAACAGAATGTTTCTGCTTCTTAGCTGGTCATGAATCCTTCGCAGCTGCGGAAGGTGCAATCGGTATTGCTAGAACCGCAAACAAAGCACGTAAAAAACCTTTGCGCGTTATCCTGAACGGTCTGGGTAAAGATGCTGCTTACATCATCTCCAGAATCAATGGTTTCACCTATGTGGAAACTGATTTTGATTTTGCTACAAGCACTGTAAAAGAAGTTCGCCAGGTTGCTTTCTCCGATGGTGAAAGAGCTCAGGTAAAATGCTATGGTGCTAACGACGTTCTCGAAGGCGTTGCTATCATGAAAAAAGAAGGCGTTGACGTTTCCATTACAGGTAACTCCACCAACCCAACCCGTTTCCAACACTTAGTTGCTGGTACCTATAAAAAATGGGCAATCGAAAACGGCAAAAAATACTTCTCCGTTGCTTCCGGTGGTGGTACAGGACGTACCCTGCACCCAGATAACATGGCTGCTGGTCCTGCTTCCTATGGTCTGACTGACTCTATGGGCCGTATGCACGGTGATGCTCAGTTTGCTGGTTCCTCCTCCGTTCCTGCTCACGTTGAAATGATGGGCTTGATCGGTATGGGTAACAACCCAATGGTTGGTGCTACTGTTGCATGTGCAGTTGCTGCATATGAAGCTTGCAATAAATAA
- a CDS encoding iron-sulfur cluster assembly scaffold protein, which yields MNYSHEVENMCVLKKGPNHGPAPIPEEGKWVKAYQISDISGLSHGVGWCAPQQGACKLTLNVKNGIIEEALVETLGCSGMTHSAAMAGEILPGKTLLEALNTDLVCDAINVAMREIFKQLAYGRSQTAFSEDGLPVGAALEDLGKGLCSQVGTTFSTKAKGVRYLSLAEGYILNVAINQGEPTGYKFVRLGKMMEDIRHGVAPAEAYEKNIATYGRYEDAEQYIDPREE from the coding sequence ATGAATTATTCACATGAAGTCGAGAACATGTGCGTTCTCAAAAAAGGTCCCAACCATGGTCCTGCTCCAATCCCTGAAGAAGGAAAATGGGTAAAAGCTTATCAAATTTCTGATATTTCTGGTTTGTCCCATGGTGTGGGCTGGTGTGCTCCACAACAAGGTGCATGTAAGTTAACTTTAAATGTTAAAAATGGTATTATCGAAGAAGCTTTAGTAGAAACATTGGGCTGCTCCGGTATGACCCACTCCGCTGCTATGGCTGGCGAAATTCTGCCAGGTAAAACCTTGTTGGAAGCTTTAAATACCGACCTGGTTTGTGATGCTATCAACGTTGCTATGCGTGAAATTTTCAAACAGTTGGCATATGGTAGAAGCCAGACTGCTTTCTCTGAAGATGGCCTGCCAGTTGGCGCTGCTCTGGAAGACTTAGGAAAAGGCCTGTGTTCTCAGGTTGGTACTACTTTCAGCACAAAAGCAAAAGGTGTTCGTTACCTGTCCTTAGCAGAAGGATACATCTTAAACGTTGCTATCAACCAAGGCGAACCTACCGGTTACAAATTCGTAAGATTGGGCAAAATGATGGAAGATATCCGTCACGGCGTGGCTCCAGCAGAAGCTTACGAAAAAAATATCGCTACATATGGTCGTTATGAAGATGCTGAACAATATATCGACCCTCGTGAAGAATAA
- a CDS encoding Rnf-Nqr domain containing protein, translated as MTQNQRELNWKSLIFDNMVLERGLLLAPVVIMSYTLKNAVALSFAFAVITFITILISSFVPKAIPYTIRVIFNVLLASVVFIPVAMLIDQIETGLVYKLGIYLPLLVTNSLIVQKSETRFRKAPSKGKMVLDLLLQMVGFTIVACLVGAIRELLGRGTLWGYQIGMEIAPAVLLPFAGFMMIAFLSAIVNRIKQEYHPKKKRRG; from the coding sequence ATGACACAGAATCAGAGAGAATTAAACTGGAAATCTTTAATTTTTGACAACATGGTATTGGAGCGGGGGCTTTTATTAGCACCTGTGGTAATTATGTCCTATACCTTAAAAAATGCGGTAGCGTTGAGTTTTGCATTTGCTGTGATTACGTTTATTACAATTTTAATCTCCTCTTTTGTTCCCAAAGCAATTCCATATACCATCCGTGTTATTTTTAATGTATTGCTTGCTTCTGTTGTGTTTATACCAGTGGCAATGCTAATTGATCAAATAGAAACCGGTTTGGTTTATAAACTGGGTATTTACCTTCCTTTATTGGTAACCAACTCGTTAATTGTACAAAAGAGTGAAACACGTTTTCGGAAAGCTCCTTCCAAAGGAAAGATGGTTCTTGACCTTTTGCTTCAAATGGTAGGGTTTACAATTGTTGCCTGTCTAGTCGGAGCAATTCGGGAATTGTTAGGACGTGGCACTTTATGGGGATACCAAATTGGGATGGAAATTGCCCCAGCAGTATTATTACCATTTGCCGGATTTATGATGATTGCGTTTTTATCTGCGATTGTCAACCGGATAAAACAGGAATACCATCCAAAAAAGAAAAGGAGGGGTTAG
- a CDS encoding Rnf-Nqr domain containing protein: protein MSSQLIGSTLNYTGTFFSMMLVAIFLENTIFSRTLGTSTVLLMLRKKINLLLFGIILTTITVIASIITYFVNPLLQNLEYRYYITPLVYVAIIGAVYIAAVLLVSALPNRFSKEIKPMIHLSAFNCTVLGALLLINSLKTISFWSAIGFGLGTGLGFMLAVFLLAVSYSYLYSNHIPKPFRGFPITMMYIGILSMAFYGLIGHQLPV, encoded by the coding sequence ATGTCATCACAATTAATTGGTTCTACTTTAAATTATACTGGTACCTTCTTTTCCATGATGTTAGTGGCAATTTTTTTAGAAAACACGATTTTTAGCCGTACTTTAGGGACCAGTACTGTGTTGTTAATGTTACGTAAAAAGATAAACCTGTTACTGTTTGGTATTATTTTAACAACTATTACAGTAATAGCTTCTATTATTACGTATTTTGTAAATCCATTGTTGCAGAACTTAGAGTATCGGTACTATATTACCCCATTAGTATATGTTGCTATTATTGGGGCTGTATATATTGCAGCTGTTTTATTGGTGAGCGCTTTACCAAATCGTTTCTCGAAAGAAATAAAGCCAATGATCCATTTATCTGCTTTTAACTGTACTGTATTAGGGGCGTTGTTATTAATCAATTCTTTAAAAACGATTAGCTTTTGGTCCGCAATTGGCTTTGGGCTAGGAACAGGGTTAGGCTTTATGTTAGCAGTATTCTTGCTGGCGGTATCCTATTCTTATTTATATAGTAATCATATTCCAAAACCATTTCGGGGTTTCCCAATTACTATGATGTATATTGGTATCCTTTCTATGGCTTTCTATGGGCTGATCGGGCATCAGCTTCCTGTATAA
- a CDS encoding DUF1871 family protein codes for MREILDFNTVKKHIDEWDPIDLLAFCPNDEYDGESRMIVDSFHKENDLGKLIYNIFRESFGESTFRKSLEECNQVAQKIMKSIKDLKYKIR; via the coding sequence ATGAGGGAAATATTAGATTTTAATACTGTAAAAAAACATATTGATGAATGGGACCCTATCGATTTATTGGCTTTTTGCCCAAATGATGAGTATGATGGCGAAAGTCGGATGATAGTAGATTCTTTTCACAAAGAAAATGATTTGGGAAAATTAATCTACAATATTTTTAGGGAATCATTTGGAGAATCTACGTTCCGTAAAAGCTTAGAAGAATGTAATCAAGTCGCTCAAAAAATAATGAAATCTATCAAGGATTTAAAATATAAAATCAGGTAA
- a CDS encoding RnfABCDGE type electron transport complex subunit D, with product MRTLVGTKKGQRYDVMLALLALFVLPIYYYGVRVLIMLALALVTAIVVDFAARKIFKYKPGRRVRYKIDNTSVITAMICTLLLSAAVPYWMVVVTVAIALLVGKYPFGGREHNIFNPAAVGLTFVGLCWPELVFQYPEPMQAVDLSNRVGGKLVHSMEYQLGLGGVPSVDKMDVILGKFAGPMGATLALVLFACGIYLLVRRTISIHITASLLITTSLMVVIAPRISSSLKATLGYELVAGVLLFGSVFLANDPTTTPTSKLGKVYFGIVLGLLTTIFKYYGVNEYGFLYALLIANALSSFCDSLADHTISLWKRRRTPKKSHPIGEEEKA from the coding sequence ATGAGAACTTTAGTGGGAACAAAAAAAGGGCAACGTTATGATGTCATGTTAGCCCTGTTGGCACTTTTTGTGCTACCAATATATTATTATGGAGTCCGTGTATTGATTATGCTGGCTCTTGCGTTGGTTACGGCAATTGTGGTAGATTTTGCCGCACGAAAAATTTTTAAATATAAACCGGGGCGTCGTGTCCGTTATAAAATAGATAATACTTCGGTTATCACAGCTATGATCTGTACTTTGCTGTTGTCAGCAGCTGTACCTTATTGGATGGTGGTTGTAACAGTAGCAATTGCTTTATTAGTAGGAAAGTATCCATTTGGTGGTAGGGAGCACAATATTTTTAATCCTGCTGCTGTAGGGTTAACATTTGTAGGTTTATGTTGGCCTGAGCTTGTATTCCAATACCCAGAGCCAATGCAGGCTGTGGATTTAAGCAATCGGGTTGGAGGAAAATTAGTCCATTCTATGGAGTACCAGTTAGGTTTAGGTGGTGTTCCAAGTGTGGATAAAATGGATGTTATCCTCGGAAAATTTGCAGGTCCAATGGGCGCTACATTGGCACTTGTATTGTTTGCGTGTGGAATTTATTTGCTGGTGCGTAGAACCATTTCGATTCATATTACAGCCTCTTTGTTGATTACAACGTCTTTGATGGTTGTAATAGCACCAAGGATTTCATCTAGTCTGAAAGCTACTTTGGGTTATGAATTGGTTGCTGGTGTATTGCTGTTTGGTAGTGTATTTTTAGCGAATGATCCAACCACAACGCCAACTAGTAAGTTGGGGAAAGTATATTTTGGTATTGTTTTAGGATTATTGACTACAATTTTCAAATACTATGGTGTAAACGAATATGGTTTCCTTTATGCGTTATTGATCGCGAATGCCTTATCTAGTTTTTGTGATAGTTTGGCGGATCATACCATCTCTCTTTGGAAACGCCGTCGTACTCCGAAAAAAAGCCATCCGATTGGAGAGGAGGAAAAGGCATGA